From the genome of Onthophagus taurus isolate NC chromosome 5, IU_Otau_3.0, whole genome shotgun sequence, one region includes:
- the LOC111426476 gene encoding RNA-binding protein lark-like, with protein MLCGSYAPHYTDMNDYQTKTMPDCSSATGTFKIFIGNLDERTPVSLIRPLFERYGKVVECDVVKNYGFVHMENETEGRRAIQNLNGYVVNGQKIKCEPSKPKNPTNPTSKIFVGNLTSNVKACQIRELFEKYGRVVECDRIRNYGFVHMDTSTDVSLIIKELNGYMLDGQPLNIQVSSSRVRPRPGKSEKCYRCGRVGHWSKECSKGSERYRDHMYSTEPYPQMQSNLTYPQQQHQQQQTQRYEPERYGYFDMRYEDYYENYNTTTYPMNQMNYPVHQQRSEQPTLTQIPTQETTSYVQPQTANDMSQVSYDRSNNYSEYNAVQPIHDYSRMYEDYMYPNAQYDRRW; from the exons ATGCTATGTGGCTCTTATGCGCCCCATTATACTGATATGAACGACTATCAAACGAAAACAATGCCTGACTGTAGCAGTGCCACTGGTAcctttaaaatctttattggGAATCTCGACGAAAGGACCCCGGTTTCGTTGATACGACCTCTTTTTGAGCGCTACGGAAAGGTTGTTGAATGCGATGTCGTCAAGAATTACGGTTTTGTTCACATGGAAAATGAAACTGAGGGACGTCGCGCCATCCAAAATCTTAATGGTTACGTCGTCAACGGTCAAAAGATTAAGTGTGAACCGTCAAAACCTAAAAATCCCACGAATCCCACCAGTAAGATCTTTGTCGGGAACTTAACGTCGAACGTTAAAGCCTGTCAGATACGAGAACTCTTTGAGAAATACGGGAGAGTTGTCGAATGTGATCGTATTCGTAATTATGGGTTTGTTCATATGGATACGTCGACGGACGTTTCGTTAATAATCAAGGAATTGAACGGTTATATGCTCGATGGTCAACCACTTAATATCCAAGTATCGTCGAGCCGTGTACGTCCACGTCCTGGTAAATCGGAGAAGTGTTATCGATGTGGACGAGTTGGTCATTGGTCCAAGGAGTGTAGCAAGGGAAGCGAACGCTATCGGGATCATATGTATAGCACGGAACCGTACCCCCAAATGCAATCTAACTTAACCTATCCTCAACAACAacatcaacaacaacaaactCAACGTTACgag ccTGAAAGATATGGTTATTTCGATATGCGTTACGAGGATTATTACGAAAATTACAATACAACGACGTATCCGATGAACCAGATGAATTATCCGGTGCATCAGCAACGTTCGGAACAACCTACATTAACGCAAATACCAACGCAAGAAACGACGAGTTACGTTCAACCCCAAACGGCGAACGACATGTCTCAAGTCTCTTACGATAGGAGTAATAACTATAGCGAATACAATGCCGTTCAACCGATACACGATTACAGTCGGATGTACGAGGATTACATGTACCCGAACGCGCAGTACGATCGAAGGTGGTAG
- the LOC111426676 gene encoding RNA-binding protein lark: MPGFSSAGTFKIFIGNLAEKTSIGDIRPLFEKYGKVVECDVVKNYGFVHMESEAEGREAIQNLNGQTMNGQPIKCEAAKSRKAPTTPTTKIFVGNLTDNTKAPQIRELFKKFGTVVECDIVRNYGFVHLESSGDVNEAIKELNGTLVDGQPMKVQISTSRVRQRPGMGDPEQCYRCGRGGHWSKECPKGMGPDRFRDRMFGRDPYPPPPPPPFLRDRMMGRFGDGYDYYERRFDESRDLYDRRYAGLGPRGGEIGLRGARGDFLPPPLPPRREPLPPMPSIGLRGGPPGSGGSSIGASAAAAAAMRGESGYARGAAAAAASDYGMFSRRSPPPSGTIASSRRMYEDFSRDSFDDRRPGMRGPSPSRRYAPY; this comes from the exons ATGCCGGGTTTTAGCAGCGCGGGCACGTTTAAGATATTCATCGGCAACTTAGCCGAGAAGACTTCGATCGGGGACATCCGCCCGCTGTTCGAGAAGTACGGAAAGGTGGTTGAGTGCGATGTCGTCAAGAACTACGGTTTCGTGCACATGGAAAGCGAGGCGGAAGGGCGCGAAGCCATCCAGAATCTGAACGGGCAAACAATGAACGGTCAGCCGATAAAATGCGAAGCGGCGAAGAGTCGAAAAGCGCCAACGACACCGACAACGAAAATCTTCGTCGGCAACCTGACGGACAACACCAAAGCACCACAGATTCGCGAGCTCTTTAAAAAGTTCGGGACGGTTGTCGAATGCGACATTGTAAGGAACTACGGTTTCGTGCACCTGGAGAGTAGCGGGGACGTAAACGAGGCGATCAAAGAATTGAACGGAACGTTGGTCGACGGTCAACCGATGAAGGTCCAGATATCGACGAGCCGCGTCCGACAGAGACCCGGAATGGGCGACCCCGAACAGTGTTACCGTTGCGGCCGCGGTGGTCACTGGTCGAAGGAGTGCCCGAAAGGGATGGGGCCCGATCGGTTTAGGGATCGGATGTTCGGACGCGACCCGTACCCTCCCCCACCGCCGCCCCCGTTCCTGCGCGACCGGATGATGGGACGATTTGGG GATGGTTACGATTACTACGAGAGACGTTTTGATGAATCTCGCGACCTTTACGATCGACGTTACGCGGGTTTGGGGCCGCGCGGCGGCGAGATCGGTCTGAGAGGGGCGCGTGGCGACTTTTTGCCGCCACCGTTGCCTCCTAGACGCGAACCGTTGCCGCCGATGCCCTCAATCGGTCTGAGAGGTGGCCCGCCTGGAAGTGGCGGAAGCAGCATTGGTGCAAGTGCTGCAGCCGCCGCAGCCATGCGTGGCGAGAGCGGGTATGCCCGTGGCGCTGCCGCGGCCGCCGCCAGCGATTATGGAATGTTCAGTAGACGATCACCACCACCATCAGGGACAATTGCTAGTAGCAGGAGGATGTATGAAGATTTTAGTAGAGATTCGTTTGATGATAGGag gccTGGGATGAGAGGACCGTCGCCTTCGAGGAGGTACGCGCCTTATTAA
- the LOC111426677 gene encoding uncharacterized protein, whose product MASLSRYALIKMLELAIVVVCIWLHHEARSGDFTTDFISATAFGGFAIILVAGAVGHIMGSPITRRIDLFFCLVGIAVFVAAGALNIKHFENSSGKWKDYGLAKGSLAVINGVFFLLDAVTTWRGDF is encoded by the exons atggcaAGTTTAAGTAGATACgcgttaattaaaatgttggaattg gcTATCGTTGTAGTGTGCATTTGGCTCCATCACGAAGCCAGATCCGGCGATTTCACCACCGATTTTATCTCGGCAACCGCATTCGGTGGTTTTGCGATAATTTTAGTCGCTGGAGCCGTTG GTCATATTATGGGTAGCCCCATAACGAGACGAATCGACTTGTTCTTCTGTTTGGTGGGGATTGCGGTTTTCGTAGCGGCTGGCGCCCtcaatattaaacattttgagAATTCAAGTGGAAAATGGAAAGATTATGGGTTAGCGAAGGGTTCGTTAGCGGTTATTAATGGAGTTTTCTTCCTTTTGGATGCGGTTACTACATGGAGAGGAGATTTTTAA
- the LOC111426674 gene encoding ralBP1-associated Eps domain-containing protein 1 isoform X1: MDDLHLTDVLLGYFVNCFNRLDVEKSGKVSINKTIELLNSGSVSDDVVSQISDILALNHNSSYLTKKQFFSVLKLVAASQINMTLNSDILTSNLDLPPPRFSTSESSSPIPDLIELQQPADGSTDSEIDSETLSFGRNGSPGASSAASDSPTPTNSVQDRSWLVFGVMSDEQRQLLGTEEESSDRHSSEEDTEVSNEVWTITPEQKEYYKTQFLGLQSDLNALIPGNVARNFFEKSRLPVHELRKIWQLADVTKDGALSLQEFNTAMHLVVLRRNHIELPDVLPVQLIPGNETPLSVTPETEPILSPQTKDTAREWTKFVDSPTSSVSSPGPKPVNFDFQRGAVEKDPKILHPVALRLTPEGQFQMNEENAEGNSPKKFLEIQNNSNVANSVANNVMNNVMNNVIQRPQPKKINIPIVGAIPPPPITNQPHQEEGPVSLPAFPPPKKEKPPPPPPRPFKSHGRSSSLDLNKLNKNLAPPSVPPRISPNIQSKKLINQKSEGDSTNLPTEHFANFDDFEKYENVQEEGIFPGDQYEAERKKLFAQFSVPETSTTTNSSNLDIPDQPPRKHGAFEIYRKPTPKNESPSDEEKQKFELFKKLQEQNTVLLRLCQELSQELADVREEKLALKVRLEKQLNGG, from the exons atggACGATTTGCATCTAACAGACGTATTGCTGGGTTACTTTGTGAATTGCTTCAATCGTTTGGATGTGGAAAAGTCCGGAAAAGTCTCGATCAATAAGACGATTGAGTTGCTAAATTCGGGCAGCGTTAGCGACGATGTCGTCTCGCAA aTCTCCGATATTTTAGCGTTAAATCACAACTCGAGTTATTTAAccaaaaagcaatttttctcAGTGCTAAAACTAGTAGCGGCTAGTCAAATAAACATGACATTAAACTCAGACATTCTAACCTCAAACTTGGATTTACCACCGCCGAGATTCTCAACGTCGGAGTCATCAAGTCCCATACCCGATTTAATTGAGCTGCAACAACCAGCTGACGGAAGTACCGACTCAGAAATTGATTCAGAAACGTTAAGTTTTGGGCGAAATGGGTCGCCAGGAGCTTCGAGCGCAGCCTCTGATAGTCCAACACCCACAAATAGCGTCCAAGATAGGAGTTGGTTGGTTTTTGGGGTTATGTCTGATGAGCAAAGACAATTATTGGGTACTGAAGAAGAATCCTCAGATAGACACAGTAGTGAAGAAGATACAGAAGTTTCAAATGAAGTTTGGACAATAACCCCAGAACAAAAAGAATACTACAAAACCCAATTTTTAGGGTTGCAGTCGGATCTAAACGCTTTAATTCCTGGAAACGTGGCGAGAAATTTCTTTGAGAAATCGCGACTCCCTGTACatgaattaagaaaaatttggCAGTTAGCGGACGTCACGAAAGATGGCGCTTTAAGTTTGCAAGAATTTAACACTGCCATGCATTTAGTTGTTTTAAGAAGGAATCATATTGAACTCCCTGATGTTCTACCAGTACAATTAATCCCTGGGAATGAAACCCCTTTATCTGTAACACCAGAAACTGAACCAATTTTATCCCCACAAACTAAAGACACTGCAAGGGAGTGGACTAAATTCGTGGACTCCCCAACGAGTTCTGTGTCAAGCCCAGGGCCTAAGCCAGTTAATTTCGACTTTCAAAGAGGCGCTGTTGAGAAAGATCCTAAAATTTTGCATCCAGTTGCGTTGAGGTTAACACCTGAGGGGCAATTTCAAATGAACGAAGAAAACGCTGAGGGGAATTcccctaaaaaatttttagaaatacagAATAACTCAAACGTTGCTAATAGTGTTGCTAATAATGTTATGAATAATGTTATGAATAACGTCATTCAGCGCCCacaacctaaaaaaattaatatcccAATTGTTGGCGCAATCCCCCCTCCCCCCATAACAAATCAACCCCACCAAGAAGAAGGCCCCGTTTCTTTACCCGCGTTTCCTCccccaaaaaaagaaaaaccccCACCACCACCCCCACGTCCGTTTAAATCCCACGGTCGTAGTTCTTCATTagatctaaataaattaaacaaaaacttagCACCCCCTTCAGTCCCACCGCGAATCAGTCCAAACATCcaatcgaaaaaattaattaatcaaaaatcgGAAGGCGACTCGACTAATTTACCAACGGAACATTTTGCGAATTTCGATGATTTTGAAAAGTACGAGAATGTCCAAGAAGAAGGTATTTTTCCCGGGGATCAATACGAAGCGGAacgaaaaaaacttttcgccCAATTCTCCGTACCAGAAACAAGTACAACGACGAATTCGAGTAATTTAGATATCCCCGATCAGCCTCCGCGGAAACACGGCGCTTTCGAAATCTATCGGAAACCCACCCCCAAAAATGAATCTCCGAGCGATGAggagaaacaaaaatttgagttgtttaaaaagttacaAGAACAAAATACGGTTTTGTTACGTTTGTGCCAAGAGTTGAGTCAAGAGTTGGCCGATGTTCGCGAAGAAAAATTGGCGCTAAAAGTGAGattagaaaaacaattaaacgGCGGATAA
- the LOC111426674 gene encoding ralBP1-associated Eps domain-containing protein 1 isoform X2, which yields MTLNSDILTSNLDLPPPRFSTSESSSPIPDLIELQQPADGSTDSEIDSETLSFGRNGSPGASSAASDSPTPTNSVQDRSWLVFGVMSDEQRQLLGTEEESSDRHSSEEDTEVSNEVWTITPEQKEYYKTQFLGLQSDLNALIPGNVARNFFEKSRLPVHELRKIWQLADVTKDGALSLQEFNTAMHLVVLRRNHIELPDVLPVQLIPGNETPLSVTPETEPILSPQTKDTAREWTKFVDSPTSSVSSPGPKPVNFDFQRGAVEKDPKILHPVALRLTPEGQFQMNEENAEGNSPKKFLEIQNNSNVANSVANNVMNNVMNNVIQRPQPKKINIPIVGAIPPPPITNQPHQEEGPVSLPAFPPPKKEKPPPPPPRPFKSHGRSSSLDLNKLNKNLAPPSVPPRISPNIQSKKLINQKSEGDSTNLPTEHFANFDDFEKYENVQEEGIFPGDQYEAERKKLFAQFSVPETSTTTNSSNLDIPDQPPRKHGAFEIYRKPTPKNESPSDEEKQKFELFKKLQEQNTVLLRLCQELSQELADVREEKLALKVRLEKQLNGG from the coding sequence ATGACATTAAACTCAGACATTCTAACCTCAAACTTGGATTTACCACCGCCGAGATTCTCAACGTCGGAGTCATCAAGTCCCATACCCGATTTAATTGAGCTGCAACAACCAGCTGACGGAAGTACCGACTCAGAAATTGATTCAGAAACGTTAAGTTTTGGGCGAAATGGGTCGCCAGGAGCTTCGAGCGCAGCCTCTGATAGTCCAACACCCACAAATAGCGTCCAAGATAGGAGTTGGTTGGTTTTTGGGGTTATGTCTGATGAGCAAAGACAATTATTGGGTACTGAAGAAGAATCCTCAGATAGACACAGTAGTGAAGAAGATACAGAAGTTTCAAATGAAGTTTGGACAATAACCCCAGAACAAAAAGAATACTACAAAACCCAATTTTTAGGGTTGCAGTCGGATCTAAACGCTTTAATTCCTGGAAACGTGGCGAGAAATTTCTTTGAGAAATCGCGACTCCCTGTACatgaattaagaaaaatttggCAGTTAGCGGACGTCACGAAAGATGGCGCTTTAAGTTTGCAAGAATTTAACACTGCCATGCATTTAGTTGTTTTAAGAAGGAATCATATTGAACTCCCTGATGTTCTACCAGTACAATTAATCCCTGGGAATGAAACCCCTTTATCTGTAACACCAGAAACTGAACCAATTTTATCCCCACAAACTAAAGACACTGCAAGGGAGTGGACTAAATTCGTGGACTCCCCAACGAGTTCTGTGTCAAGCCCAGGGCCTAAGCCAGTTAATTTCGACTTTCAAAGAGGCGCTGTTGAGAAAGATCCTAAAATTTTGCATCCAGTTGCGTTGAGGTTAACACCTGAGGGGCAATTTCAAATGAACGAAGAAAACGCTGAGGGGAATTcccctaaaaaatttttagaaatacagAATAACTCAAACGTTGCTAATAGTGTTGCTAATAATGTTATGAATAATGTTATGAATAACGTCATTCAGCGCCCacaacctaaaaaaattaatatcccAATTGTTGGCGCAATCCCCCCTCCCCCCATAACAAATCAACCCCACCAAGAAGAAGGCCCCGTTTCTTTACCCGCGTTTCCTCccccaaaaaaagaaaaaccccCACCACCACCCCCACGTCCGTTTAAATCCCACGGTCGTAGTTCTTCATTagatctaaataaattaaacaaaaacttagCACCCCCTTCAGTCCCACCGCGAATCAGTCCAAACATCcaatcgaaaaaattaattaatcaaaaatcgGAAGGCGACTCGACTAATTTACCAACGGAACATTTTGCGAATTTCGATGATTTTGAAAAGTACGAGAATGTCCAAGAAGAAGGTATTTTTCCCGGGGATCAATACGAAGCGGAacgaaaaaaacttttcgccCAATTCTCCGTACCAGAAACAAGTACAACGACGAATTCGAGTAATTTAGATATCCCCGATCAGCCTCCGCGGAAACACGGCGCTTTCGAAATCTATCGGAAACCCACCCCCAAAAATGAATCTCCGAGCGATGAggagaaacaaaaatttgagttgtttaaaaagttacaAGAACAAAATACGGTTTTGTTACGTTTGTGCCAAGAGTTGAGTCAAGAGTTGGCCGATGTTCGCGAAGAAAAATTGGCGCTAAAAGTGAGattagaaaaacaattaaacgGCGGATAA